In a single window of the Brachionichthys hirsutus isolate HB-005 chromosome 18, CSIRO-AGI_Bhir_v1, whole genome shotgun sequence genome:
- the gsc gene encoding homeobox protein goosecoid, producing MPAGMFSIDSILSGRPSCKEPLLLHRSGPVLLPAGLTDSIYGDYNGLYPPTCGPPPAAIQSVNGTRIGYNGYYYVQGAGGGPPCCGSVPGLSAQQCPCVPAGYDSPGSVLISPVPHQMMSYMNMSSLSRTELQLLNQLHCRRKRRHRTIFTDEQLEALEGLFQETKYPDVGTREQLARKVQLREEKVEVWFKNRRAKWRRQKRSSSEESESAQKWSKAPSASAEKTAESKSEGDSDS from the exons ATGCCCGCCGGGATGTTCAGCATCGACAGCATCCTGTCCGGCCGGCCGAGCTGCAaggagccgctgctgctgcaccggaGCGGCCCGGTGCTTCTCCCCGCCGGCCTCACGGACTCTATCTACGGCGACTACAACGGACTGTACCCGCCCACCTGCGGGCCTCCCCCCGCCGCCATTCAGTCCGTGAACGGGACCCGGATAGGATATAACGGCTACTACTACGTCCAGGGGGCCGGAGGCGGCCCGCCGTGCTGCGGCTCTGTGCCCGGCCTGAGCGCGCAGCAGTGTCCCTGCGTTCCGGCAG GCTACGACAGCCCGGGCTCGGTGCTCATCTCCCCGGTGCCGCACCAGATGATGTCCTACATGAACATGAGCAGCCTGTCGCGCacggagctgcagctcctcaacCAGCTGCACTGCCGCAGGAAGCGGAGGCACCGCACCATCTTCACCGACGAACAGCTCGAGGCTCTGGAGGGCCTCTTCCAGGAGACCAAGTACCCGGACGTCGGTACCCGGGAGCAGCTGGCCCGCAAAGTGCAGCTCCgggaggagaaagtggag GTTTGGTTCAAAAACCGACGCGCGAAGTGGAGGCGACAGAAACGGTCCTCGTCGGAGGAGTCCGAGAGCGCGCAGAAATGGAGCAAAGCGCCCAGCGCGTCGGCGGAGAAAACCGCGGAGAGCAAAAGCGAGGGCGACTCGGACAGCTGA